AAAGAACATACTGAATCATAAAGCACAAAAGAGCTTGATTATACAAagtgaaacttaaaaaaaaataaaaattgacaactaaataaatcaaattatgaACTGCCCAAAATGATCTAGATATGAATTGCTATAAAGCATATGTGCTTGTTGCAGTTAACAGGGGCAAAGCAAGTAAAGCAGAAGGCAAAACTTACAGAAAGAACCTCAGAAACATAGCCTgtaacaaaatcaaataagaagCAAGAGCAAACCTTAAGGTCACTGAATGTGTTAGTAGCTAAGAACTGCACAGATATGGGGAAAAATACAGATGAATCTGCTGGGGGAACAACAAACTCCATTGATCcactgtcaaggattcaaaagtGAAATATAAGAAATCTGCAAGCACtagtattaaaaatatatgtagcaCAGAgttttgaagagaaaataacACCCCAAGGTTTGCACACCTGCGGTTTGAGTCATCAATAAGAAGTATGGACCACTCCAAGACGGAATTCCTTGAGTCATACCTGCAAGACATAAGTGGTGCATAAAATATAATGGATAcagaaaaaaaactaaagaagcCAAaatgtttaaagtttaaaccacgTGATGTTTGGaagatataattttaaatatgttaaCTATAAGCATTTTCTCAAGTTTTctgtacaaaaaaagaaagaaaaaaaaaagattttggcACCTtcttttgattattattttaaattgtgattttaagATCTGAATGTGACAAATTGCTAGAGCTCTACAATTAGTTCTAGAAGTGCTTGtctaccccaaaaaaaaaaaaaaaaaaaatgataaaagccTCTAGGTGTAGCTTGCAACTGCAATGAAAAGTTTGTACCAGAGTAATgaatggaactccaccgagtaAGAATACAGACAGTCAAATCTCAATTCAAAACAATTTCCCtgaagtttttccttttttttccccctctcaatagttcactattttcttttataggtAAGTTACCCACACACCTCAAGGGTTTTGAACCTACGACCTCATCTTCCATCCTTTTTTGTGGGAGGAGGAAGTTTCATATGGGCCAAAGCTACTCATTCTTTTAAAACAACTTAGTACATAATGAATTTGGAGGgttcaaaaatttgatgaaaaatgtgggacaaaacacaatttaaaacAGATCAATGTCAACCAAGTCTCTGCGTCCATATATGTAAATTGTGAACATCTTGTGGAAACCACCAGTATCTCAcgaaattttaacttttaccAAGACAcccttttttttgataggtaagacaTACCCAAGGACATAAAAAACCTGAGTCAAGGACTTCATAGTCTATAAGCCAGTTATGGCAACCATCAGTAAACCTTCACAAATTAGaagttaaaattaaagaaaaaaaaataaacttgaacTTCTCACCTCCATTCCCCATCAATCTGCCTAACACTTGGTGCCTCTCGAAGAGCTGGAAGAGGTACCACGATCACAACATTTCGTAGGTCAAACATTGACGAAGCTTCATATTCAATGCTGACAAAAGTTTCATTTCCAGAAACAGAGGGCCAGCAGTTGACTGtaacataaatttatttatgtaaatgATTAGAGCATACAACACAAATTGTATATCGGGAAGATGAGAAGTGTAAGGCTTTAAGTTTTTAACCCACTTGACAGTGGCACCATTGACTCATCTGTACTTTGCATTCTCCACTTCAAAAGACCAACACCTGCTGCATCACCACCCTGACCTGTGGGAAAAGGCCTATTTGGGTCCTTCAGTCCTAGAATATTTTCATTGGCAAATAATTCTTTGTTCATGTTAGGGTGTGCCTTGAAAAGGACGCCTGGATTCCCACCAGTTTCAATCTGAAAAATAAGGCATGATATATCATAATTGCAACGAAACAAAGCATAAAATCCATGGTCACTTGTTTCAACGCAGCCAGAAacagataatatatataatttcattatttttttatatgtaaaaaaatttattagaaatGAAAAGTCATTGGGTACACAAGTAGTATACTAGATGCTCAACATATTGTATACTAGAGGCTCAAAATTTCTAAGTTCTATCAATAAACTCTAATAAGCTTGAGCAAAAGAGACTTCCTGATGCCGACATCCAAATAAATAGAGTTTGCAGAAAATATGAAGCCAGAAAAAGATTgttactaaataaaaaattcaaagcaaggacaaaaatttcaattaaacttctgggaaaaaaaatgcaactagAGAAGTTTCTCTTGgcaacaatattttattatagttcCTAAGATGCAAATGAAAAGTACAACCCCATTTCTATTGTTTTTACTTAGTTAGAAAAGAAAGTCCCaagcttaaaaaatattttgaaaccaaAGTACTGCCTAAATTATGCACACATGTGCGCGCGCACACAAACAGAATACCTGAACCTGGATATGCCCATCTTCTTGGTTAAGAATTTGAAGTGACAATGTTCCTTGAACATCAAAGTTACTAAGTCCCCCATCTCGTTTCAGTGTCACGCTGATTTTCTCCTCAACAGTCAAAGTGATGGGATCAGTAGGTGGTGGAGCAGATGATTTGGAATGGCTTGCTTTTGGCTGCACATCCTCAACAATTACTTCACCTTCTGCTTTCAAGGATTCCAAGAACTGGTTTGTCTTTTGAGATTTACCAAGCTGCATGCCAAGACCTTTTGGAGGAGCAGTGGCAGAAGAAGGTGGACGACCTAAGGATGATGCATACATTGTCAAAAGTGTTCTAAGTGAGAAATACTTACCATACCAAAAACAAATCTAGAAAAAGTCACCTATGTTCTGCAAAGAGGCAACTAATGTAAACCTTACACACAGAGCATTGCAGTGTTACTTAAAAGAGATTACAGCACCTGTTTCTAGAggttgatacattttttttttataaataatcaaATGTGCTCAGAAGATTCAAATGAACAGACAGCATGTGTTATTTATCAACATCATCCACAAATCATCAAAATTGGAAGTGCCCTTGTACAATTCATGCAGATAAACTGGAACAAACCTTTAGACTTGCTAGAAAAGGAATCAAAGTCAGTGCTCAATCCAAAGCCAGAACCACTTCCAaaaccacctccaccaccaccagatATGCTCATATCACTAAAGCTACTCTCAAGTCTTCCAGAGCCCATTGACTGTATAGACATTGACCCAAACCCTCCTTTATCACCTCTGCCCTTTTCAATCTGCAGAATATATAATAAGAATTGAATAATGGATGACTTAACACAAGGGGAAACAGACAAAAAATAAGGACAGAAGCCATAACAGGTCTCTGGAATATACCTTGCTTTTGTCAATCTCACTAGCTTTGCGCTTCATAACATCCTTGGTTTCATTGATCTTACTCTGCAATACCAGTTTGTGCAACTTTTCTTCATGACTCTCCATCTCACAGTACTGCTTAACCTGTGCAACAGTTACATTTTCCTTGTGCCCAAGAGAGATGACTTCGTCAAAAGCAAAGATAAGCTCAAAAGCTGTCCTGCAAATACCTTCTTCATCTAAAGGATAAGAATATTCAGGTACCTAGAAATGTTTAAGGAAAAAACTCAATGCCCCTGTTTGACATCTTTGACATGTATATCTTTTGTGAGCATCTTTAATGTAAATATCTTAAAAAGCATTGCACACCACAGAAACTTCAGAAATTGTGAACATAAAAAATTACGAAGAATACAATaggatcaaaagaaaaaaaaaatggaatgcaaataatataaaataatggttGGAGGCCAACTGGGGCATTCCATCGACAAATTTAGTTGATTGTCTCAAATTCAATTAtgattattgttattttctctaaGATAGTATGCCCCTGATACAGATATGTTTATGGTTTCAAAGTTGTATAGTCATGTGAGACATAATCTAATACTTTCAAGATTTCATGGAATGGAGCAGCCCATTGATGCAGCCATGGAGAAAGGGCATGGCTGGTGGTTAATTTCAAACTTTCTATTTGggaacttttaatttttactgAGTGGGCTTATATACAACATCCAATGGAGACATGGGTTATGTGGATTTGAAGACTAGGTGACTCAGTCACTAACATAGTGTCTAGTTTAGGAGATTCAATATGAACCATGGCAATTAAATTGCTGGGAGTGTAATGTCCAAAATGGCAAATGCCTCAGAATAAGGATATTCAGTTTAGTTTAATCAAGAAGCTAACAAGATTTCCAGGAATATGAAATGTCCACATTTGGTTTATTCTTTGGAACCTTACAACAATTGTTTGTTTAATTGTTAATCTAAATTTAATAAGGATGCTACAATGTTAAATCAAATACATTGCTGAATAAATTGCATAAAAACACACgcaaaatttttcttaaaaaaaaacatttacatgtttgtctaacaaaaaaaaattcaattgatattatttttgtcattcaACTAAAACAGCCACATTCCCAAGCCATGGGGAAGCAGACTCTCATTATTTTCAATGGGAATCCACATCCTCACATAAGCAAAAATTTGTGGAAATCTCGATACCTATAGGCATCTTGACTCCTATACGCCACGGACAACCAAATGTGG
This DNA window, taken from Quercus robur chromosome 2, dhQueRobu3.1, whole genome shotgun sequence, encodes the following:
- the LOC126715870 gene encoding coatomer subunit delta-like produces the protein MVVLAASIISKSGKVLVSRQFVDMSRIRIEGLLAAFPKLVGTGKQHTYVETENVRYVYQPIEALYLLLVTNKQSNILEDLETLRLLSKLVPEYSYPLDEEGICRTAFELIFAFDEVISLGHKENVTVAQVKQYCEMESHEEKLHKLVLQSKINETKDVMKRKASEIDKSKIEKGRGDKGGFGSMSIQSMGSGRLESSFSDMSISGGGGGGFGSGSGFGLSTDFDSFSSKSKGRPPSSATAPPKGLGMQLGKSQKTNQFLESLKAEGEVIVEDVQPKASHSKSSAPPPTDPITLTVEEKISVTLKRDGGLSNFDVQGTLSLQILNQEDGHIQVQIETGGNPGVLFKAHPNMNKELFANENILGLKDPNRPFPTGQGGDAAGVGLLKWRMQSTDESMVPLSINCWPSVSGNETFVSIEYEASSMFDLRNVVIVVPLPALREAPSVRQIDGEWRYDSRNSVLEWSILLIDDSNRSGSMEFVVPPADSSVFFPISVQFLATNTFSDLKVVSVIPLKGGAPPKHSQRTQLITENYQVV